TAAACTACTCAAAGATTCCGTGTTAGTTTTCTTATATTTAATACAGTCCTAAAAGTTTCTTCACTTTCATTCAACCCTAGTTTAGTCTCAGGTCTACACTGCAGAGCCAACATATTGGAAATTTAGAAAAGAAGTTCTATTTGGACTATTGCATCTTGTATTCTTCTTGTAGCAAATTTTCTTGATTAAACTGATTATAAAGAACTCCTTACTCATCCTCGTATTTTATAATATGTGAATTTGATTAAACATTCACATTATgctgtaaattttttatttttccttccATAAATATTTTCCTAGCACACTCTTGTTATTTCTTAGTCAATTTTTGGAAAAGAAAGATTTTACTATTGTAGGTATTTTGATTCAGTTTAAGTCAATTAGTGCGATGGCTGGCTGGGAAAGCTGAAGAAATTGGAGTGGAGATATATCCAGGCTTTGCTGCTAGTGAGGTACTTCTGTTTTGGCTCTGATGTTATATTGCTTATTATATCACAAGTGTTAATGTACAAGATATGCAATCTTGACAGATACTGTATAGCGAGAATGACAGTGTTGTTGGCATCGGAACTAACGATATGGGAATTTCCAAAGATGGTTCCAAGAAAGACAACTTTCAACGTGGTGTAGAATTAAAAGGTTTGATCTCGCTCTTACTCTTGTGCATATTTTATGAATATGTTAAGATGTAAAGTTGGCTGCCAATTTACAGAATTCTTGTAAATTCTCATTTTAAGCAGCAGTTTTGTCCTATTATTGTACACAAAATATTCTTAGCTATCAAATTTGTCATATTCGGAACATAACTGGCCTAAAGAATAAAGTCTTGCATGAGTTGGTAATAGAGTGATGTGATAGTTAACCTGCTATCATGTTGCTGTATAATTACATAAATGACTTGTGAAGTTAAGTCTGGCTGCTCATTCAGCATAAGTAGGTTCAATCTCAGTCGATTTTGGGTAGTATTTTAAGGATTTGGTTTCCTAGTGATGCAATTCCACATTGTAAAGCACTATTCCTTTGTGGTTCAAAAGATTGTTAACTACCTATAGTATCACATTTTTTCACTGTATTTTGGTCTTTTAACGAAGTGGTAGTATTAACGCGCTGGGCTTGGTTGACTCCCTTCAAGAATTGCAAACATTGTAATCTTTTTTCTTCAAGTTCATCTTCTATCAGGACTCTGAAGAAAAAGCTCAAGTGACTTCCATGCAACAAATTTATTTTCTGTGAACAAGACCTAAGTTCCAGTCAGGAAGCCAGGATTAGTGTAGATGACCTTTGGTTTGGCTTTCATATCATTTTTTCAGTTTCACGTTAATAGTTTCAAGGCAAAAATGGAGCTTTTTATTAACTTCTACATATGATACCCTCTCTTCAGGTTTACCCACTGTCATGTTCCATACATTAGTGCACATTGTCTTCTCAAGCTTATTCTGTTGGATCCTTTAGATACACctttttttttccctttttggTATATCTTTTCATTGAGCAACTAGCCCATATAAACAAAGATTTTTGTGTCACTTTATTGGTTGCTTATCGTGCGAATTGATAGGTCACATAGGCATTGTTATGACCTGCCTGGAAGTTGTCTTCTCATTCTTAAAGTTTGTTGTATAAATACTAGCTTTGAATATGGTATACTTCTGTTGAGAATCGCCTGTTTTCACAAGTCACAGGCTAAGTTACTGTAGCATCTATGTACTAATTATGGGGATGGATGACTTAAATATGCAGGTCGCATAACACTTCTTGCCGAAGGTTGTCGAGGATCCTTGTCAGAGGTTAGCATAAATTGTTTTCCTTCTACACTGGCAGCCATTTATGCTAAAATTGTAAAAGCTTCATCAGTTAAAGATAAGCTAACATCTAGTTTCGTTATTCTTGCCAACAGAAAATAATCAAAAAGTACAAATTGAGAGAGAAGGTCAATGCTCAACATCAGACTTATGCCTTGGGAATTAAAGAGGTGACCTACTTTCAACTGTTTTATGTCCCTTTACTCACTCTCAGATGTCCTATAATGAAAAAGtttcacaaaataaaataatgaagaatACAGAATTGTAAAATGTACAGCTATTCATTTCATTCTGCAAATTCTTTTTACAAGGAAATCACATCCTTAATAGAATTCTCACTCTTTAATCCACACTGCAGAACACCCAATATACTATGTATTGTCTCTAGGCTGTTTGTCCTTTTTGTTACTTTATAGGCAAATTTTCCTTGCAACAACATTAACTACTACAATCTCACAGAAACTGAGGCCAGAGTTATTTCTACCTCATTTAAAAGCTGTCTCAGTTGGGTAAAACCTCATTGGCCATATCTCCTCATATTCCTACAAGCCAATAAATTTGGTCCCTACTTTTGAAGTTACCTGAATTTCCTTTCAAGGGATGCTCAGGAAAGACGGAACTTGTATTATTCTTTCAAAAGATAAATCTAAAGTTCGCTGCATAATTTGTACAAATACAATGGTTTCACTTAACTGTGGTTGGGCACCTGCTAATTTCCATGCTTTGTCGGAAGCAGACGTCAACTGTGTGTTTAACTAAtgctaactttttttttggaaGATCTCGCTTTTTGATTGTTCTTGCAAATGAGTTTTAGTCCATGTGGTCAACACTTTTTATCTCATCCATGTTCTAAAAGAATGTCCTTTGCGTGTTGATCAGGTCTGGGAAATTGAAGAGAGCAAGCATGAGCCTGGTGCAGTTCTTCACACTTTAGGTTGGCCCCTCGATCGGAAAACCTATGGGGGATCATTTCTGTATCACATGAAAGATAGGCAGGTAACTAAAGATTCCCTGGTTTCTTTACCCCACCTCACAAGGAGCCAATTATAAGTATTATAATAGGAATCAACAACAATTTCCCATATTTTCTTGTTGTAATTTGTTTACTATAAATCACTATCCAATACATAGTATATTTCTCGTTTCTTTGTTAATTCATTACTTTCGCAGCTGGGGCACCACATTTAATTCTATTATCATTTCTCCAGGACTTTGACCAATTGTTGGATTTCTCGGttcttgaaaaaaaattccaattttttaTGACAATTTAATagtaatttattgaaaattaaaaatattaaatctttcTCATATTTCTAAGTGTCTTTGAACTGTCATGGATTCCTTGCCCGAGATTGACCAAATATCTAATTATGGTTCTGCATACAACTAAAGGCTAAACTCGTTTATAACTATTAgataagaaatttaaattttcttccCACTTCTCAATACCCAATTAAGTCCAACTTTGAGAATTAAGATGAATCATATATTTGTATTGATTCATCTTTCTTTATCTGGAAATCTGGCTGTTTTTTTGATAAACTTGGACTGTCATTATTTAATGTTTCATCTAGTGGACATCATTTGATTGTTTATCTACTGTGTAAAATCTCATGTTTTAGACTCGTTCATCGTGCTCCTTGCCATAccattaattttattgttttctggATTATGTAGGTTTCAATTGGCCTAGTCGTTGCTTTGAACTATCAGAATCCTTACTTAAGCCCTTATGACGAATTTCAGGTAAAGTAGAATCTCTGGGTCTTTGTTAACATGAGTCATGACAATTGCCTTACTTCATTTTTTTAGGTCTATGACATGTAGACATTTGATTCTACTTTCTTGTGTCATATTTTTTATGTCATATGAGTAAActttttctttcctttcttGTATTGGGAGATTGGTGGTTTTAATACAGCTAATGCTTGTTTGATTTCGAAGGCCCTGTCTGGTTTGTAAGACTATATATAATCTTGCATTCTAGCAAATGCTTCATGCAGAACTTCTGTGTCGGTATTCCTTATGATTATATCCTGATCTGCATGGTGTTATATTGTTGTAATGCAACTTTTGTCATCAAACAGCCGTATTTCAGTTATAGCTTTTAACTCCTAAAACATAGCTGCACTGATTGTGATAATAATGCATGCTCAATGTTCTGGGTCAAGCATTTTATGAGAACTGGTGCTGGGTATTTTATCTGATCATGTAAAACGGAATTTCATGATCAAGACATGATAAACATAGAAAGTAGATCATTTTCCAAAGAGCTCGTCACCTTCTCCCTAGCATCAAGAAATTTTACCAACCATGTAATGGAAGAGACTTCCTAGAATTATTAGTGAGAGCAGCTGGCAGAtctgaaaaaataaaagcaaaaagGGAAAAGGTGTTGTTTTGTGGATTTTTTTTCCAATCAGTTCATTTGTTATCTGGTAAATATCTGTGTTTGTTGAGTGATGTGGGTTCAAACACACAATTTAACGAAAGAACTAAAATACCCTGCTTTTAGAGAATACTGAAGCATTTGCCTTTTTTCTTAGTTGTTAAATACAAAGTAAATTGCATTTGTCGGTATTACGACTAAAGCTTAATTTTGTTGAAATATTTCTGAAGCTAAATATCCAATGTCTGTCATTGTATTAATTTTCTCAAGTTCTGCTTATTGGCTCTTGGTTTTAGAAACTTAAGCATCATCCCGCGATTAAACCACTTCTGGAAGGAGGATCTGTCATTCAATATGGGGCTCGAACTTTAAATGAAGGCGGTATTCAGGTGAGTTGGCTCTCATCCATAGATGCTTTGCAGTTTGCATCATGCATTATATTATAGCAGTTTATATTTAAAGTAGTGAACTAGTGAAGTTATTGCCAAGTTCATATAGTTAATAATGGAAGTACGACTCCAAGTTTATGTAACAATTTATTAGAATGTGAAGCATTACTCACGGCATTATTATTGTAAAATGCTGTACAAATATGAATATGATGCTAGTTAAATTTCAGTCTATTCCATATCCAGTTTTCCCGGGTGGAGCAATTATTGGATGTTCAGCTGGCTTCATAAATGTACCTAAAATAAAGGGAACACATACTGCTATGAAATCAGGTACAGCCTACAGGTCCATTACACTTAATGATGCGTGGTCTTCATTTTATTTCCCATGCTTGAATATTCTCAGATTAGATGATCTcaattatatatacatgtataagCTTTACTGCAGTTCAAAtcgtataattaaaaaaacttagAAGCTATGAATGTTAAGTTTATGACATTTCATATCATATCTTTATGTGGTTAGGCTTTTATTTTACTTGTGCATATTTTTCTCAAAGAAGAATATAATAGGAGTTACATTAAGGTTTTTTTTGGCTTTGGCATAGAGAactaattagtttaaatttgaataaatattagCCTCTTCGCTTTTACATTATGTTATCATTTTGATTGAGAAAGAAGAATACAAAAGGAAGTTATGTCATGTATTTAGAAGAAACCATATCGGCAAATTAAACATTGTTTCAATTAGATGCGATATGAGGGACATCATTTATTTGGCATCTTAATAGCTGCTTGGCAAAGTCATGCTTTGTTCACTTGTTTTTGTAAACTTGAGGGCATATTTCATAAGAATTTTTGTTAGGCGAATTGATCTTTAAGATCCACAATTTTGACCATTTTGTCAAATACATccctaaaaaataatttggacATCCTGGTCCGTCAATTGTGCGAACTGGGATAAATAAACTCAATCCTTAATTTAAACCTATTTTCGGATACATAATCATCATTTTAAACTCATATAACCCTTctctcacaaaaaaaaaactcatataACTTTGCCTAAACTGAAATAAAAGATCAAttacgtaaaataataatttatggaATCAAAATCTTAGAAAAACAAATTTCGAAAATAGGTATAATTTGGGATCTGGATATAATTGTCCCAATCTGCAAAATTGACGGACGAGAATGTCTAAATTATTTATAgggatatatttgacaaaatggTCAAAGTTgtggataaaaaaaatcatgttgCCTTTTGGCTGATGCTTTCAATGTTTTGATATGAACCTGAGACATCTCTTTTACATTACTCTAATCGTTGATTGAGATATTGTTGTTGAAGTGTTGCTTATGTTTGTCTTGACCTTTCTGTCTTTTGTGTGCATGCATTTGTATATGCGTGAGTCactatttatgttttatatattgAGAATTTGAGATAACCTCTCAATAGTGGATATCTTAACTCAAGTCAATAAAGTGCTTTAGGTTTGTTTCTGTACTTATCATACAAGAATTGATTGGGTTACAGTCCGTAATCATCATTTTTGTGACTCAAACCAATTTGATACAGCAATCATATTCTTCAAATTTAATGATGCATCTTTTGCATTCTAATGTGTAAGGTTTACCTCAGTAACTAAACTAGCAATGTTATGGGATTACTGGTTGTCTTTTAATATTAGCAGTTGTAGGTATGGATGTTTATAGTTTTAGCTGTTTTACAGGAATGCTAGCTGCAGAAGCTGCATTTGGTGCTCTTCACGTTGGCTCAAAATTGGAGTTGTATTGGGAAACTTTAAAGAATTCATGGGTGTGGGAAGAGCTCCATAGAGTTCGGAACTACCGACCTGTAAGTGATGCAATCCATTgtattttctctcttctctttagataaaatatttgctttCGATGATCTACATGTGGATTTTCTCTGTTATTGTGATTTTTCGACTCTGCCCTTGCTATTTGACTCTTCTAATGGATAGTGATCATACATTACCTTTATTAGTCTATAGTTTATACTTTATAACACAATTGATGTAAATTGTGTGGACATTTCCCTAGTGCTGTCATATCTTCATTAGTCAGAGAATCGTGAAATTGATATCAAAAACAAAGAATGTctgtttattaatttaagcctcCGTGAGTTTACCTGATAAGCAAATGAGTAAGATGATGTGGCTTCTTCACTAGGTGGAATGTGTTTCTAGTTTGGAGTTCAACTTAGAAAATACTCCCTCTATCCAAGTAGTTTAAGACAAAtacatatattaataaatttagtttatgCTGGTTAAATGAGCTAATTTACAAAAAATTCCAACACTTACCCTTATTTCATGTAATAGTCATTTTATGTCTTTTAAAACCttctattttctttcttttacattttactataattaatgagagcatatatgataattaatcatttaagtaATAATTGAGTGTCtataatttgaggatttttttttgaaattatgcCTATTATTTTGGGACGGAGTAACAAGGTTGTTTCCTTAATCTATCTTTGATTCTATAAGATGATGTTCTTCTTGTAGGCATTTGAGCATGGGCTTCTTCCTGGACTTGCTATAAGTGCATTAGAGCAGTAAGATTTAACGTTTCAgagctttttcttttattgcttTGACATAATTCTGTAACTCACATGGCCGAGCTCTCTCCCCAACAGCTACATACTGAAAGGAAAGTTCCCCTTCACCTTGAAACATGGAAAACCGGATCACGAAGCAACTGATGTAAGTGGATACTGTTTTAGGAAATTAGCTGATGTATGTACTAAGTTCATCATGAAGCAACTGATCTAAGTAGACACTGTTTTAGGAAATAAGCTAATGTATGTACTAATATCTTCCACTCCGTACAAATTTGGGTCAGATCCTTACCTGAAGAGTGAACTGGACTTTTTTGACTCATTTGTCCTCATTTTTCAAGTAGAAATTAAACCTGATAAGTTAACCATGTAGTACAGAGTGAAATCCAGTGGTTTGGAAAggagaaaaatagaaaatagtaAATCAATATATAAAACGAATGCTGATCAGTGTATATGGATTTGCAGGTTGCACAATTACACTCTCCAATTGACTATTCAAAGCCAGATGGAGTTATATCTTTTGATGTACCAACCTCCTTGCACAGGTTTCTTAACATTAAAGCTCCATCATTTCGCATTTATTTATCCTTTCACATGTCTTTCGTGGGAAACATGCTGAATCCCATCTAGATTTGGTAAAAAGTGTTAAGATGgaaatgtcattttttttttatattttgagagAGTTGGCTTTTTATGTCAATTATCATAGTTCGCAGTCGACTTTGATATTCTTTTTGCGATGTAGTGATCATTTTATTGGTATTACGATTTCTTCTCTTTGGTTTTTCGTGGTTACATGATAGCAAATTCTTTCCCCTTGTTTTTATTATCCAGGAGCAACACAAATCATGAACATGATCAACCAGCTCATCTTCGTCTGAGGGACCCAAAGATTCCCGAGCTTGTAAATTTGCCAGAATATGCTGGACCAGAATCACGATATTGTCCTGCACGTGTATACGAGTAATGTGCATGTTGTTATGACTTGTGCTTTAAGCTCTCGTGTACAAATAGTTCAATTTTTTGTCGTGCTTCAAAATGCAGGTATGTATCAGATGAAAAGAGTCGGCTGAAGTTGCATATCAATGCTCAGAATTGTCTGCACTGCAAGGTACTGTTAAGATCTTTGGTTCTCTGAAACAACTGAGTGTGTAATATCTCCCATAGTAGTTGTAGCTGGCATTCGTTTTCTGCATTAGCGGAGTTGGCCGAGTCCCTTGCCTGGCATGAATTCTTTACTGCCTATTCGTTTTGGTATTACGTCTTCCGTCTTTAGGATGGGTTCTTAATCTGAAAACAGTTAAATGCATCCACCCAATAAAGTTCTAAGCTGTTGTTTGTtgattactttattttatacatttgaCTGTGGTTGAATATTATTACAGGCATGTGATATCAAAGATCCAAAGCAGAACATTGAGTGGACAGTGCCAGAAGGCGGAGGTGGCCCAGGCTACTCGGTCTTGTAGTTTTTACATGGCTTCATATTACAACCATCTCAATAATTTAATCAACATGGCTTTGCATGTTTAGTTTACAAGTAACAACATTCTGTTCAGACACGAGAGCTTAAGGTTTCTATATCAGCTCTCAGattgtaattatttaataaaaatatagtaacaatttaattataattataattattgtattatcaaatataaactgaATAATAAATAATGGAATACTACATAATCTCACGTCGCCAAGGAAACAATCGCTAAATGACCTATAAAAGATAACATCACCACTTCTCATACTGCCAATTAATTACTTGATTACGCTTCCTCAATTAAGATTCGGAGTGGACTTTGGGTCTAAAATTTCCAAGCTCATCTTTCTGTTGTTATTGCAGATTTTCCATCCAAATCTAGACACTCATCAAATTACCTACACTATCTCAAGATTCATTATTTGGCGACGTCTgtagaaataattaattttttaaaataaattttattgatcGGATCTCAAGATAGATAGAACGGCGATAGCTAAAGAAAACCTCCCACTGCCACCAAGAATAAAAGAGATGCCGCCACCACCCCCGATGCTGAAAGATTCACTCATGTCACCTCCAAGTCATGATTGTTTTCtaactattaaaaaaatcctaaaGAAAATGATAATTATGATACGAACTGAGAATCCCCCTGTGTTTTAGTGGAATACATTAATTCACCTCTTGGTTTTTGTAGATCCATTATGACACCCCCTTCATATTTAGATATATTGTGCTAGTTTTTCCAATAGTTAACTCGGTCAAAGGATTAGATTTGACCCTTAATCTTATTTTTTTGTTCAGTTTCATTtgaaaattgtcaattttgtgtttaaaaaattaaattaatcatttcttgttctaaaataataataataaaaaaatcaaaaaaaatcaataacaatatatttgtatatttgataaataaaattaaaattatataacatgtcaacaaataaattattagctAACTATGTTGAtgttgaaaatattaatttttatttataaggaTCATTTATTAACTATATTGATATATGAAAATCATTAGAATGTGATGATTTATCTAATATATTTATGTTCAATAAGACTTTATAAACATTCGTATCTTAATAATTTAGTCTTTGagagtttatttaatttttttagaatttttaaattttattaaaatattacatcataatttaatttttttacttaatttattattattttagaaaaatgaataaataattaattttaatttttttgacaatttttagATGAAACTGaacaaaaaataagtttaagggTCAATTTAATCCTTTGACCGAGTTGACTAATGGAAAAGTTACCAGATGGGTATGAGCGTACAATATATCTAAACATGAGGTGAGTGGCATAGTGGATTTATAAAAATCAAGGGATGAGTTAGTCTATTTCACTA
This region of Mercurialis annua linkage group LG1-X, ddMerAnnu1.2, whole genome shotgun sequence genomic DNA includes:
- the LOC126665376 gene encoding electron transfer flavoprotein-ubiquinone oxidoreductase, mitochondrial isoform X1 translates to MHRLISRFSNCVLTQHRSSLSPSCSISCFTHLLSSNNQNPCQSQSSNGSPYSFHFNQISSLADSIAINNRNSSSGYLPNCVNLRNFDGSRGFKRNYSGEAEKRESIEYDVVIVGGGPAGLSAAIRLKQLCNEKGVDLSVCVVEKGAEVGTHILSGNVFEPRALDELIPLWRQEEAPITVPTSSDKFWFLTKSRAYSLPSPFDNKGNYVISLSQLVRWLAGKAEEIGVEIYPGFAASEILYSENDSVVGIGTNDMGISKDGSKKDNFQRGVELKGRITLLAEGCRGSLSEKIIKKYKLREKVNAQHQTYALGIKEVWEIEESKHEPGAVLHTLGWPLDRKTYGGSFLYHMKDRQVSIGLVVALNYQNPYLSPYDEFQKLKHHPAIKPLLEGGSVIQYGARTLNEGGIQSIPYPVFPGGAIIGCSAGFINVPKIKGTHTAMKSGMLAAEAAFGALHVGSKLELYWETLKNSWVWEELHRVRNYRPAFEHGLLPGLAISALEHYILKGKFPFTLKHGKPDHEATDVAQLHSPIDYSKPDGVISFDVPTSLHRSNTNHEHDQPAHLRLRDPKIPELVNLPEYAGPESRYCPARVYEYVSDEKSRLKLHINAQNCLHCKACDIKDPKQNIEWTVPEGGGGPGYSVL
- the LOC126665376 gene encoding electron transfer flavoprotein-ubiquinone oxidoreductase, mitochondrial isoform X2; translation: MHRLISRFSNCVLTQHRSSLSPSCSISCFTHLLSSNNQNPCQSQSSNGSPYSFHFNQISSLADSIAINNRNSSSGYLPNCVNLRNFDGSRGFKRNYSGEAEKRESIEYDVVIVGGGPAGLSAAIRLKQLCNEKGVDLSVCVVEKGAEVGTHILSGNVFEPRALDELIPLWRQEEAPITVPTSSDKFWFLTKSRAYSLPSPFDNKGNYVISLSQLVRWLAGKAEEIGVEIYPGFAASEILYSENDSVVGIGTNDMGISKDGSKKDNFQRGVELKGRITLLAEGCRGSLSEKIIKKYKLREKVNAQHQTYALGIKEVWEIEESKHEPGAVLHTLGWPLDRKTYGGSFLYHMKDRQVSIGLVVALNYQNPYLSPYDEFQKLKHHPAIKPLLEGGSVIQYGARTLNEGGIQSIPYPVFPGGAIIGCSAGFINVPKIKGTHTAMKSGMLAAEAAFGALHVGSKLELYWETLKNSWVWEELHRVRNYRPAFEHGLLPGLAISALEHYILKGKFPFTLKHGKPDHEATDVAQLHSPIDYSKPDGVISFDVPTSLHRFLNIKAPSFRIYLSFHMSFVGNMLNPI